A single window of Malus sylvestris chromosome 5, drMalSylv7.2, whole genome shotgun sequence DNA harbors:
- the LOC126621528 gene encoding uncharacterized protein LOC126621528 encodes MTQLKNRDLLIMKDDNLIPEQRKETGQLRHHRSTSYTKGMQIHDRAHGKESGWTNISFNRQKRHKLPRAQIGESGRFPEFKDCRQVTCRGGTLYKVRSLRFLLKFCSSSGSNGINFCTVERVLTMHRFLKSVLLYCCNL; translated from the exons ATGACACAGCTTAAAAATCGTGACCTATTGATTATGAAG GACGACAATCTGATCCCGGAACAAAGGAAGGAAACAGGACAGCTCAGACATCACAGATCCACCTCCTATACGAAG GGAATGCAGATTCATGATAGAGCCCATGGGAAGGAAAGTGGATGGACAAACATCAGCTTCAATAGACAAAAACGACACAAGCTTCCAAGAGCCCAGATCGGTGAATCTGGGAG GTTCCCAGAATTTAAAGATTGTAGACAAGTTACCTGCAGAGGAGGAACCCTCTACAAAGTTCGCTCCCTGCGTTTTCTCCTTAAATTCTGCTCAAGTTCTGGATCAAATGGAATCAATTTCTGCACTGTTGAACGGGTGCTGACCATGCACAGATTTCTGAAATCTGTACTGTTGTACTGTTGTAAtctgtaa